In Mastacembelus armatus chromosome 5, fMasArm1.2, whole genome shotgun sequence, a single genomic region encodes these proteins:
- the cfap57 gene encoding cilia- and flagella-associated protein 57 isoform X2: MLIFWLWEKQKILASVKTSSSNYPVTQVSFNPYNNMQVCVSGTGVLKLFRYSEGALKQSSFSKVETITLLCHTWMSEERVIAGTDSGRLLVFESGDLRREISTTSKTVQEHSDRQMEMKKVRDTDVDEAHSVSRITAIQPYSKGFVCSMGPGTVCLFEKIEEDSYRKRREIQIPPDKYSNGVTPAECQEIDTMCISPAGETLAISTENGQLYSISLSSVDMNKEEQLHFEFMSQSFHSKSITGLSICIRKPLVATSSLDHSVRIWNYETKVLELYKEFQEEVYSVALHPTGLFLLVGFSNQLSLMNLVIDDIRAFKEFNVRGCRECAFSHGGHMFAAVSGNVIHLYSVTSFENILNLKAHSGKVRGIEWSLDDSRLVSCGMDGAVYEWNTQTGKRESESVLKSCSYTDVAFSSDCKTILAVGTDNTLQEIQDCQILREVPADEVANTALAVSHSGRVVFTGTSRGTIRAIKYPLPIQKEWIMYQAHCGPVTKIVITFDEQFLLTVSEDGCLFIWKIIDKEGRGLKSNRQITHTDEILVTKSDLEERTQTMLELKMHLEEMQMENEYQLRLKDMSYNEKIKELSDKFIQQIESLKTTQQVMKTEMEKQEREHQECSAEVMVKHSKEQKDLELSYSQKLIVEHERYKDLQHKFLKMQDDYEKQLKSTEESKTQALEHLTQQYEAKLLEKTQLLAQCQEDAQQQIHEFKEFIKQVEEDEERKIHDIQIKYEKKLHTEKETNTNLKGETGIMTQKFYSLQRQIDDRNTDINKLKQERQRQLGLIRSLEGDIEDLKRQIVGHEKTNQDKDKTIADLKRKNQELEKLKFVLDCQLNELKKQMEPQQENISVMKERVHQLEEELVHIDKSNTQLNLTISDLRLKLRARDKEMHKEMQKVKDLETHLQRLKSDLHNSAGFIQEPKKLKESVQMMYARYVPHSNGVEKSRVDEDVQRAFCQQRDQLERTVNNLKMKLAKSAEEHEKVYVKIMKENVTLITEINELRKELHVVRTQVKDYKGQLSTFKKSNKLRPNSEEPKQEVRNRDVR, encoded by the exons ATGCTGATCTTTTGGCTttgggaaaaacagaaaatcctggCATCAGTGAAGACCAGTAGCTCAAATTACCCTGTTACTCAG GTCAGCTTCAACCCTTACAACaacatgcaggtgtgtgtgagtggaacTGGTGTGCTCAAGCTGTTCCGCTACTCAGAGGGAGCCCTCAAACAGAGCAGCTTCTCAAAGGTTGAGACCATCACCTTGCTGTGCCATACATGGATGTCAGAGGAGCGGGTGATCGCTGGAACAGACTCAGGCAGACTTCTGGTGTTTGAGTCAGGGGACCTGCGAAGAGAGATCAGCACAACTTCTAAGACTGTGCAGGAGCACTCTGACAG ACAAATGGAGATGAAAAAGGTCAGAGACACTGATGTGGATGAAGCTCACAGTGTCTCTCGCATCACAGCCATTCAGCCATACTCCAAGGGCTTTGTGTGCTCTATGGGTCCTGGCACTGTCTGCCTATTTGAAAAGATAGAGGAGGACAGTTATAGAAAGAGAAGGGAGATACAG ATTCCTCCAGACAAATACAGCAATGGGGTGACCCCAGCTGAATGTCAAGAGATTGACACCATGTGCATCAGTCCAGCCGGAGAGACCCTGGCCATCAGTACAGAAAACGGACAGCTGTACAGCATCAGCCTATCCTCTGTGGACATGAACAAG GAAGAACAACTACATTTTGAGTTCATGTCCCAGTCCTTCCACTCCAAGTCCATCACTGGTTTATCCATCTGCATTCGGAAACCCCTAGTAGCCACTAGCTCTCTGGACCACTCTGTCCGCATTTGGAACTACGAGACTAA AGTGCTGGAGCTGTACAAAGAGTTCCAGGAGGAGGTGTATAGTGTGGCTCTACACCCCACTGGCCTCTTCCTCCTAGTGGGCTTTTCAAACCAACTTAGTCTGATGAACCTGGTTATTGACGACATCCGCGCCTTCAAGGAGTTCAATGTGCGGGGCTGCAGAGAG TGTGCTTTCAGCCATGGTGGCCACATGTTTGCAGCTGTCAGTGGAAATGTCATTCACCTCTACTCTGTGACCTCTTTTGAGAATATTCTCAATCTGAAGGCCCACAGTGGAAAG GTGCGTGGTATTGAATGGAGCCTGGATGACAGCCGACTGGTGTCATGTGGGATGGATGGTGCGGTGTATGAGTGGAACACACAGACTGGCAAGCGTGAGTCAGAGAGTGTGCTCAAATCATGCAGCTATACAGATGTTGCCTTCTCCTCAGACTGCAAGACCATCCTGGCTGTGGGAACAGACAACACCCTGCAGGAGATTCAAGATTGTCAG ATCCTGAGGGAGGTTCCTGCTGATGAGGTAGCTAACACTGCCCTCGCAGTTTCTCACTCTGGTAGGGTCGTCTTCACTGGCACCTCCAGAGGAACCATCAGGGCCAttaaatatccattacccatCCAAAAGGAATGGATCATGTACCAGGCCCACTGTGGCCCTGTAACCAAG atAGTGATCACATTTGATGAGCAGTTCCTGCTGACAGTGTCTGAAGACGGCTGTTTGTTTATCTGGAAGATCATTGATAAGGAGGGTCGAGGGCTGAAAAGCAACAGACAGATCACCCACACTGACGAGATCCTCGTCACCAAGTCAGACCTGGAGGaaagg ACACAGACCATGCTGGAGCTGAAGATGCATCTTGAGGAGATGCAGATGGAGAATGAGTACCAGCTTCGCCTGAAGGACATGAGCTACAATGAGAAGATAAAGGAGCTCTCTGACAAGTTTATTCAGCAAATAGAATCTTTAAAAACTACACAGCAG GTCAtgaagacagagatggaaaagcAGGAGCGGGAGCACCAGGAGTGCTCTGCAGAAGTCATGGTGAAACACTCAAAAGAACAAAAGGATTTAG AGTTGTCCTACAGTCAGAAGCTAATTGTGGAGCATGAGAGGTACAAGGATCTTCAGCATAAATTTCTAAAAATGCAGGATGACTATGAGAAGCAGTTGAAGTCTACAGAGGAGAGCAAAACCCAAGCCTTGGAGCATCTGACACAGCAATATGAGGCCAAGCTGCTGGAGAAAACTCAGCTTCTGGCTCAG tgTCAGGAAGATGCACAGCAGCAGATCCATGAGTTTAAAGAGTTCATCAAGCAGgtagaggaggatgaggaaagGAAGATCCATGATATACAAATCAAGTATGAGAAGAAGCTACACACGGAAAAAGAAACCAACACAAATCTCAAGGGAGAAACTGGTATCATGACGCAGAAG TTCTACAGTCTGCAGAGGCAGATTGATGACAGgaacacagacataaacaaactGAAGCAAGAGCGTCAGAGGCAGCTGGGGTTGATCCGCTCCCTGGAGGGTGACATTGAGGACCTGAAGAGACAGATAGTTGGGCATGAAAAGACCAACCAGGATAAG GATAAGACCATTGCTGACTTGAAGAGGAAGAACCAGGAACTGGAGAAGTTGAAGTTTGTACTTGATTGCCAGTTAAATGAGTTGAAGAAGCAGATGGAGCCTCAACAAGAAAACATCAGTGTAATGAAGGAGAGGGTCCATcag CTGGAAGAGGAGCTGGTGCACATAGACAAGAGCAACACTCAGCTGAATCTCACCATCTCTGACCTGAGGCTCAAACTGAGGGCCAGAGATAAAGAGATGCACAAGGAGATGCAGAAG GTCAAAGATTTGGAGACACATCTTCAGCGGCTCAAGTCTGACCTCCATAacagtgctggcttcatccaAGAGCCAAAGAAACTGAAGGAGAGCGTGCAGATGATGTATGCCCGCTATGTACCACACAGCAATGGG GTGGAGAAAAGCAGAGTAGATGAAGACGTTCAGAGGGCATTCTGTCAGCAGCGTGACCAGCTGGAGAGGACTGTTAATAATCTCAAGATGAAGCTGGCCAAATCTGCTGAGGAACATGAGAAAGTCTATGTCAAAATCATGAAG GAGAATGTCACTCTTATAACTGAAATCAACGAACTACGTAAGGAGTTGCATGTGGTGAGGACTCAAGTTAAAGATTATAAAGGTCAGCTGTCCACATTCAAGAAGTCCAACAAGTTACGGCCCAACTCAGAAGAGCCCAAGCAGGAGGTGAGAAACAGAGATGTCAGATAA
- the cfap57 gene encoding cilia- and flagella-associated protein 57 isoform X1, with translation MATVVAQAHFIVGLRTGVANNLCFFDEQTVVFPSGNNCVCYNTVQRCQRFIPGSEKSQHMRALAISANRRYLAVSESGERATITVFDLQHEQGRKRKVLTAGDMLVQEFVCMAFSPDSKYLIGQTGGPDWMLIFWLWEKQKILASVKTSSSNYPVTQVSFNPYNNMQVCVSGTGVLKLFRYSEGALKQSSFSKVETITLLCHTWMSEERVIAGTDSGRLLVFESGDLRREISTTSKTVQEHSDRQMEMKKVRDTDVDEAHSVSRITAIQPYSKGFVCSMGPGTVCLFEKIEEDSYRKRREIQIPPDKYSNGVTPAECQEIDTMCISPAGETLAISTENGQLYSISLSSVDMNKEEQLHFEFMSQSFHSKSITGLSICIRKPLVATSSLDHSVRIWNYETKVLELYKEFQEEVYSVALHPTGLFLLVGFSNQLSLMNLVIDDIRAFKEFNVRGCRECAFSHGGHMFAAVSGNVIHLYSVTSFENILNLKAHSGKVRGIEWSLDDSRLVSCGMDGAVYEWNTQTGKRESESVLKSCSYTDVAFSSDCKTILAVGTDNTLQEIQDCQILREVPADEVANTALAVSHSGRVVFTGTSRGTIRAIKYPLPIQKEWIMYQAHCGPVTKIVITFDEQFLLTVSEDGCLFIWKIIDKEGRGLKSNRQITHTDEILVTKSDLEERTQTMLELKMHLEEMQMENEYQLRLKDMSYNEKIKELSDKFIQQIESLKTTQQVMKTEMEKQEREHQECSAEVMVKHSKEQKDLELSYSQKLIVEHERYKDLQHKFLKMQDDYEKQLKSTEESKTQALEHLTQQYEAKLLEKTQLLAQCQEDAQQQIHEFKEFIKQVEEDEERKIHDIQIKYEKKLHTEKETNTNLKGETGIMTQKFYSLQRQIDDRNTDINKLKQERQRQLGLIRSLEGDIEDLKRQIVGHEKTNQDKDKTIADLKRKNQELEKLKFVLDCQLNELKKQMEPQQENISVMKERVHQLEEELVHIDKSNTQLNLTISDLRLKLRARDKEMHKEMQKVKDLETHLQRLKSDLHNSAGFIQEPKKLKESVQMMYARYVPHSNGVEKSRVDEDVQRAFCQQRDQLERTVNNLKMKLAKSAEEHEKVYVKIMKENVTLITEINELRKELHVVRTQVKDYKGQLSTFKKSNKLRPNSEEPKQEVRNRDVR, from the exons ATGGCTACGGTGGTTGCTCAGGCCCATTTCATCGTTGGTCTACGGACAGGTGTGGCTAACAATTTGTGTTTCTTCGATGAGCAAACTGTCGTTTTCCCCAGTGGAAACAACTGTGTGTGCTACAACACCGTCCAAAGATGCCAGAGGTTCATTCCAG GTTCAGAGAAAAGCCAGCATATGCGTGCCCTGGCCATCAGTGCCAACAGGCGTTATTTGGCAGTGTCAGAGTCTGGAGAGAGGGCCACCATAACAGTGTTTGACCTGCAGCATGAGCAGGGCAGAAAGAGAAAGGTTCTGACTGCAGGTGATATGCTTGTTCAAGAGTTTGTATGTATGGCTTTCTCCCCTGATTCCAAGTACCTGATAGGTCAAACAGGTGGGCCTGATTGGATGCTGATCTTTTGGCTttgggaaaaacagaaaatcctggCATCAGTGAAGACCAGTAGCTCAAATTACCCTGTTACTCAG GTCAGCTTCAACCCTTACAACaacatgcaggtgtgtgtgagtggaacTGGTGTGCTCAAGCTGTTCCGCTACTCAGAGGGAGCCCTCAAACAGAGCAGCTTCTCAAAGGTTGAGACCATCACCTTGCTGTGCCATACATGGATGTCAGAGGAGCGGGTGATCGCTGGAACAGACTCAGGCAGACTTCTGGTGTTTGAGTCAGGGGACCTGCGAAGAGAGATCAGCACAACTTCTAAGACTGTGCAGGAGCACTCTGACAG ACAAATGGAGATGAAAAAGGTCAGAGACACTGATGTGGATGAAGCTCACAGTGTCTCTCGCATCACAGCCATTCAGCCATACTCCAAGGGCTTTGTGTGCTCTATGGGTCCTGGCACTGTCTGCCTATTTGAAAAGATAGAGGAGGACAGTTATAGAAAGAGAAGGGAGATACAG ATTCCTCCAGACAAATACAGCAATGGGGTGACCCCAGCTGAATGTCAAGAGATTGACACCATGTGCATCAGTCCAGCCGGAGAGACCCTGGCCATCAGTACAGAAAACGGACAGCTGTACAGCATCAGCCTATCCTCTGTGGACATGAACAAG GAAGAACAACTACATTTTGAGTTCATGTCCCAGTCCTTCCACTCCAAGTCCATCACTGGTTTATCCATCTGCATTCGGAAACCCCTAGTAGCCACTAGCTCTCTGGACCACTCTGTCCGCATTTGGAACTACGAGACTAA AGTGCTGGAGCTGTACAAAGAGTTCCAGGAGGAGGTGTATAGTGTGGCTCTACACCCCACTGGCCTCTTCCTCCTAGTGGGCTTTTCAAACCAACTTAGTCTGATGAACCTGGTTATTGACGACATCCGCGCCTTCAAGGAGTTCAATGTGCGGGGCTGCAGAGAG TGTGCTTTCAGCCATGGTGGCCACATGTTTGCAGCTGTCAGTGGAAATGTCATTCACCTCTACTCTGTGACCTCTTTTGAGAATATTCTCAATCTGAAGGCCCACAGTGGAAAG GTGCGTGGTATTGAATGGAGCCTGGATGACAGCCGACTGGTGTCATGTGGGATGGATGGTGCGGTGTATGAGTGGAACACACAGACTGGCAAGCGTGAGTCAGAGAGTGTGCTCAAATCATGCAGCTATACAGATGTTGCCTTCTCCTCAGACTGCAAGACCATCCTGGCTGTGGGAACAGACAACACCCTGCAGGAGATTCAAGATTGTCAG ATCCTGAGGGAGGTTCCTGCTGATGAGGTAGCTAACACTGCCCTCGCAGTTTCTCACTCTGGTAGGGTCGTCTTCACTGGCACCTCCAGAGGAACCATCAGGGCCAttaaatatccattacccatCCAAAAGGAATGGATCATGTACCAGGCCCACTGTGGCCCTGTAACCAAG atAGTGATCACATTTGATGAGCAGTTCCTGCTGACAGTGTCTGAAGACGGCTGTTTGTTTATCTGGAAGATCATTGATAAGGAGGGTCGAGGGCTGAAAAGCAACAGACAGATCACCCACACTGACGAGATCCTCGTCACCAAGTCAGACCTGGAGGaaagg ACACAGACCATGCTGGAGCTGAAGATGCATCTTGAGGAGATGCAGATGGAGAATGAGTACCAGCTTCGCCTGAAGGACATGAGCTACAATGAGAAGATAAAGGAGCTCTCTGACAAGTTTATTCAGCAAATAGAATCTTTAAAAACTACACAGCAG GTCAtgaagacagagatggaaaagcAGGAGCGGGAGCACCAGGAGTGCTCTGCAGAAGTCATGGTGAAACACTCAAAAGAACAAAAGGATTTAG AGTTGTCCTACAGTCAGAAGCTAATTGTGGAGCATGAGAGGTACAAGGATCTTCAGCATAAATTTCTAAAAATGCAGGATGACTATGAGAAGCAGTTGAAGTCTACAGAGGAGAGCAAAACCCAAGCCTTGGAGCATCTGACACAGCAATATGAGGCCAAGCTGCTGGAGAAAACTCAGCTTCTGGCTCAG tgTCAGGAAGATGCACAGCAGCAGATCCATGAGTTTAAAGAGTTCATCAAGCAGgtagaggaggatgaggaaagGAAGATCCATGATATACAAATCAAGTATGAGAAGAAGCTACACACGGAAAAAGAAACCAACACAAATCTCAAGGGAGAAACTGGTATCATGACGCAGAAG TTCTACAGTCTGCAGAGGCAGATTGATGACAGgaacacagacataaacaaactGAAGCAAGAGCGTCAGAGGCAGCTGGGGTTGATCCGCTCCCTGGAGGGTGACATTGAGGACCTGAAGAGACAGATAGTTGGGCATGAAAAGACCAACCAGGATAAG GATAAGACCATTGCTGACTTGAAGAGGAAGAACCAGGAACTGGAGAAGTTGAAGTTTGTACTTGATTGCCAGTTAAATGAGTTGAAGAAGCAGATGGAGCCTCAACAAGAAAACATCAGTGTAATGAAGGAGAGGGTCCATcag CTGGAAGAGGAGCTGGTGCACATAGACAAGAGCAACACTCAGCTGAATCTCACCATCTCTGACCTGAGGCTCAAACTGAGGGCCAGAGATAAAGAGATGCACAAGGAGATGCAGAAG GTCAAAGATTTGGAGACACATCTTCAGCGGCTCAAGTCTGACCTCCATAacagtgctggcttcatccaAGAGCCAAAGAAACTGAAGGAGAGCGTGCAGATGATGTATGCCCGCTATGTACCACACAGCAATGGG GTGGAGAAAAGCAGAGTAGATGAAGACGTTCAGAGGGCATTCTGTCAGCAGCGTGACCAGCTGGAGAGGACTGTTAATAATCTCAAGATGAAGCTGGCCAAATCTGCTGAGGAACATGAGAAAGTCTATGTCAAAATCATGAAG GAGAATGTCACTCTTATAACTGAAATCAACGAACTACGTAAGGAGTTGCATGTGGTGAGGACTCAAGTTAAAGATTATAAAGGTCAGCTGTCCACATTCAAGAAGTCCAACAAGTTACGGCCCAACTCAGAAGAGCCCAAGCAGGAGGTGAGAAACAGAGATGTCAGATAA
- the nuf2 gene encoding kinetochore protein Nuf2: MSEITFPVHNVDVIVNFYRTEVLTAQEAKHLSASDLSPTPKPEAVQTLYMRVLYLLYRFRPECHFMVPPEENLQYPEYHEGASAIMSIYMCMRQFLPVCLVYDFSLSDLTAPKKQRTLTVLSAIMNFLHFRKQRMEVMSEKNAKLRGDMDRLQAYNKSNLEAEKKIEMLMTIPPEQKAEADELAAALSELEATTVHEYQESNVINESIKDWKTKIAEKNQKLAQMKVDVSNLKEEITKLKSQIVESPEELKSQMEKMRENVRHIKNSIKETDERVVELQNMVQSEMHTEAEMQQMYNLLQDLESSMNTTKQKQEEYQELTIQLEKMQKELKNLCNEEGQLKRALAMKLDKESKQNIRRQMKREMKDQHVQDVLGQCNQIHQKREEMADKIQEITRETQQLKAKTQSLRDICNKETEKAQGLFDRLSASLQDLHRRIEMQLEDLKQDILKVPANV, translated from the exons ATGTCTGAAATCACGTTCCCTGTTCACAATGTGGATGTGATAGTGAACTTTTACCGAACAGAAGTTCTGACTGCCCAAGAGGCTAAACATTTGAGCGCCAGCGACCTGAGTCCGACTCCAAAA CCAGAAGCAGTTCAAACACTGTACATGAGAGTGTTGTATCTCCTGTATCGTTTCAGACCCGAGTGCCACTTTATG GTGCCACCTGAGGAGAACCTTCAGTACCCAGAGTATCATGAGGGAGCAAGTGCTATCATGAGCATCTACATGTGCAT GCGGCAGTTTCTGCCTGTGTGCTTGGTGTATGATTTCTCACTGAGTGACCTTACAGCCCCAa agaaacagaggacTCTGACTGTTTTAAGCGCAATCATGAACTTTCTTCACTTCAGGAAGCAGAGAATGGAAGTGATGTCGGAGAAGAACGCCAAACTT AGGGGAGACATGGACAGGCTGCAGGCGTACAACAAATCCAATCTAGAAGCAGAAAAGAAGATTGAGATGCTGAT GACCATTCCTCCAGAGCAGAAGGCTGAGGCTGACGAGCTAGCAGCTGCTCTGTCTGAACTGGAGGCCACCACTGTGCATGAATACCAGGAGTCG AATGTAATAAATGAAAGCATCAAAGATTGGAAGACCAAAATTGCAGAGAAGAATCAGAAACTG GCCCAGATGAAGGTGGATGTGAGCAACCTGAAGGAGGAAATCACCAAACTCAAGTCTCAGATTGTGGAGTCTCCAGAggagctaaagagccagatggAGAAGATGAGGGAGAATGTCAGACACATCAAGAACTCCATT aaagaaacagatgagCGTGTGGTGGAGCTGCAGAACATGGTGCAGAGCGAGATGCACACAGAGGCTGAGATGCAGCAGATGTACAACCTGCTGCAGGACCTGGAGAGCAGCATGAACACCACCAagcagaaacaggaggag tACCAGGAGCTGACAATTCAGCTTGAGAAGATGCAGAAGGAGCTGAAGAACCTGTGTAACGAGGAAGGCCAGTTAAAGCGAGCTCTGGCAATGAAGCTGGATAAAGAGTCCAAACAGAACATTCGCAGgcagatgaagagagagatgaaggaTCAGCATGTTCAAGATGTTTTGGG GCAGTGTAACCAAATCCATCAGAAACGTGAGGAGATGGCAGACAAAATCCAAGAGATCACCAGAGAGACGCAGCAGCTGAAGGCCAAGACCCAGAGCCTGAGAGACATCTGCAACAAAGAAACGGAGAAAGCTCAG GGTCTgtttgacaggctgtcagctTCTCTTCAGGATTTGCACAGGAGAATTGAGATGCAGTTGGAGGACCTGAAACAAGATATCCTCAAAGTGCCGGCGAACGTCtga